The Strix aluco isolate bStrAlu1 chromosome 1, bStrAlu1.hap1, whole genome shotgun sequence genome has a window encoding:
- the ABRA gene encoding actin-binding Rho-activating protein, producing the protein MAADSNMGPEEKPSTTPVKRAVHKIRMASLVFSLARGWQQWVSDHHVKQAQEPSGWMPSAEDSSTQPVQERPFEKWPIPFAKRDQGKDNEESSAKESVTIGDAEKNARESDEALKKFSIKSKEVTKTVVSKAYERGSDVSLLSGRYENNNSSSEMTELKEESSAIDKILSGKLSPTITRKCSNVVSELTKGWKQMEQENKLGAKEELLLKCHDDSLDAEDSGYGEAEDKLEQEYSDREVTAVRIKRPVPSFANRFSEEARIKAHRKYSPVNSLKDRWQEWADQHIITQKLNPFSEEFDHELAMSTRLHKGDEGYGHPKEGTKTAERAKRAEAHIHREIRDMCFIIESMAKPRPDGKIQVTFGELFERYVRISDKVVGILMRARKHGLVDFEGEMLWQGRDDNVVITLLK; encoded by the exons ATGGCAGCAGACAGCAACATGGGTCCTGAAGAAAAGCCGAGCACTACTCCTGTGAAAAGGGCTGTCCACAAGATCCGAATGGCCAGCCTAGTCTTCAGCTTGGCACGAGGCTGGCAGCAGTGGGTATCTGATCATCACGTAAAGCAAGCCCAAGAGCCCTCTGGATGGATGCCCTCTGCAGAAGACTCATCAACTCAGCCTGTACAAGAAAGACCCTTTGAAAAATGGCCAATTCCATTTGCCAAGAGGGACCAAGGAAAAGACAATGAAGAATCCTCAGCAAAGGAATCAGTGACAATAGgagatgctgaaaaaaatgcaagGGAATCAGATGAAGCCCTCAAAAAGTTCAGCATTAAAAGCAAAGAGGTGACCAAAACAGTTGTAAGCAAAGCCTACGAACGAGGAAGTGATGTTAGCCTCCTCAGTGGAAGATATGAGAATAACAATAGTAGCTCAGAGATGACCGAGCTCAAAGAAGAATCAAGTGCTATTGACAAAATTCTTAGTGGCAAATTATCTCCAACCATAACGAGAAAGTGTTCAAATGTGGTATCAGAGCTGACCAAGGGATGGAAACAGATGGAACAAGAGAACAAATTGGGCGCTAAGGAAGAACTGCTGCTTAAGTGTCATGATGACAGCCTGGATGCAGAGGACAGTGGCTATGGGGAAGCAGAGGACAAACTTGAGCAAGAATACAGTGACCGAGAGGTGACGGCTGTGAGGATTAAACGACCTGTGCCATCTTT tgcaAACAGGTTTAGCGAAGAAGCACGCATCAAAGCCCACAGGAAATACAGCCCTGTTAACAGCCTGAAGGACAGATGGCAAGAATGGGCCGACCAGCACATCATCACGCAGAAGTTGAATCCCTTCAGTGAGGAATTTGACCATGAGCTGGCCATGTCCACGCGCCTGCACAAAGGAGATGAAGGCTATGGCCATCCAAAGGAAGGAACCAAAACTGCTGAAAGGGCCAAGAGAGCTGAGGCCCATATCCACCGGGAGATTAGGGACATGTGCTTCATCATTGAATCAATGGCTAAGCCACGGCCCGATGGCAAGATCCAAGTCACTTTTGGGGAACTCTTTGAGAGATATGTTCGTATTTCAGATAAGGTTGTTGGGATTCTCATGAGAGCCAGGAAACACGGGCTGGTGGACTTTGAGGGAGAAATGTTATGGCAAGGAAGGGATGATAATGTCGTaattactttattaaaataa